From one Culex quinquefasciatus strain JHB chromosome 3, VPISU_Cqui_1.0_pri_paternal, whole genome shotgun sequence genomic stretch:
- the LOC6040476 gene encoding malate dehydrogenase, mitochondrial has protein sequence MFARTLKSVAAQGAKNFSTSGQNNVKVAVCGASGGIGQPLSLLLKNSPLVTELSLYDIVHTPGVAADLSHIETRSKVTGYNGPENLEKALAGADIVIIPAGVPRKPGMTRDDLFNTNASIVRDLAAGCAKACPKALIGIISNPVNSTVPIACDTLAKAGVLDPKRVFGVSTLDIVRANAFIGEASGVDPQKVNIPVIGGHSGVTIIPVLSQATPSVSFPQDKIAALTERIQEAGTEVVKAKAGAGSATLSMAYAGARFALALARAMNGEKNVIECAYVRSDVTEATYFSTPLLLGKNGLEKNLGLPKLNAYEQELLKKAIPELKKNIQKGEEFVKKN, from the exons atGTTCGCTCGTACCTTGAAGTCCGTTGCCGCCCAGGGCGCTAAGAACTTCTCCACCAGCGGCCAG AACAATGTGAAGGTTGCCGTTTGCGGCGCTTCCGGTGGCATTGGCCAGCCGCTGTCGCTGCTGCTCAAGAACAGCCCGCTGGTGACGGAACTGTCCCTGTACGACATTGTCCACACGCCCGGAGTCGCCGCCGATCTGTCCCACATCGAAACCCGTTCCAAGGTCACCGGCTACAACGGACCCGAAAACCTGGAGAAGGCTCTGGCCGGTGCCGACATTGTCATCATTCCGGCCGGCGTTCCGCGCAAGCCGGGCATGACCCGCGACGATCTGTTCAACACGAACGCCTCGATCGTGCGCGATTTGGCCGCCGGATGTGCCAAGGCGTGCCCCAAGGCGCTGATCGGAATCATCTCGAACCCGGTCAACTCGACGGTGCCGATTGCCTGCGACACCTTGGCCAAG GCCGGAGTCCTGGACCCGAAGCGCGTGTTCGGCGTGTCCACGCTGGACATTGTCCGTGCCAACGCCTTCATCGGTGAAGCCTCCGGAGTCGACCCGCAGAAGGTCAACATTCCGGTCATCGGTGGCCACTCGGGTGTGACCATCATCCCGGTGCTGTCCCAGGCCACGCCCTCGGTCAGCTTCCCCCAGGACAAGATTGCCGCGCTGACGGAACGCATCCAGGAGGCCGGTACAGAGGTCGTCAAGGCCAAGGCCGGTGCCGGTTCGGCCACGCTGTCGATGGCCTACGCCGGAGCTCGTTTCGCGCTTGCCCTGGCCCGTGCCATGAACGGCGAAAAGAACGTGATCGAGTGCGCGTACGTCCGCTCCGATGTGACCGAGGCCACTTACTTCTCCACGCCGCTGCTGCTGGGCAAGAACGGTCTCGAGAAGAACCTGGGACTGCCCAAGCTGAACGCCTACGAGCAAGAGCTGCTGAAGAAGGCCATTCCGGAGCTGAAGAAGAACATCCAGAAGGGCGAGGAGTTTGTCAAGAAGAACTAa